In Myxococcales bacterium, the following proteins share a genomic window:
- a CDS encoding LptE family protein codes for MPPQIKRLAIPVLKNDTMEPGLEAKLTDELRRRFAESGWVSLADADQADAVLLGTVTKFKTAPISFSTSDYAVEYRAQLRVSIRLIDRDQVVLWSDDNLVKVREYRAVADIFESEANKTAAIDWLAREVSADVHDRIFDGFE; via the coding sequence TTGCCTCCGCAAATCAAGCGCTTGGCGATCCCCGTTCTGAAAAACGACACCATGGAACCAGGGCTGGAAGCCAAGCTGACCGACGAACTGCGCCGCCGTTTCGCGGAAAGCGGGTGGGTCAGCCTGGCCGACGCCGACCAGGCCGACGCCGTTTTGCTGGGCACGGTCACCAAGTTTAAAACCGCGCCGATCTCCTTCTCGACCAGCGATTACGCCGTCGAGTACCGGGCGCAACTGCGGGTGTCGATCCGGTTGATCGATCGCGATCAAGTCGTGCTATGGTCGGACGACAACCTCGTCAAGGTCCGCGAGTATCGCGCCGTGGCCGATATTTTCGAAAGCGAGGCCAACAAAACGGCGGCGATCGACTGGTTGGCGCGCGAAGTTTCGGCCGATGTTCACGACCGCATTTTCGACGGGTTTGAATGA
- the iorB gene encoding indolepyruvate ferredoxin oxidoreductase subunit beta, whose protein sequence is MKPDGNTRVYICGVGGQGSLTASRLLGEAALAAGLPVTVSEVHGMSQRGGVVESTVLIGGAKSPLIGRGDADILLAFEPLEALRALPYCSRKTVAVINTRPIVPFTVTIGQGKYPPLEKILDQVRAAVGRVIALDATALAEQAGNAMAVNAVLMGAMTHARSLPVEKEAVRRVVIEAVPEKFRATNAKAFELGDLAAAE, encoded by the coding sequence ATGAAACCCGATGGCAACACGCGAGTCTACATCTGCGGCGTGGGCGGGCAGGGCAGCCTGACGGCCAGCCGGCTGCTCGGCGAAGCGGCCCTGGCGGCCGGTCTGCCCGTCACGGTCTCCGAGGTGCACGGCATGAGCCAACGCGGCGGTGTGGTCGAAAGCACTGTTTTGATCGGCGGGGCCAAGAGCCCGCTGATCGGCCGGGGCGACGCCGACATTCTGCTGGCCTTCGAGCCGCTCGAGGCCTTGCGGGCCTTGCCGTACTGTTCGCGCAAGACGGTGGCGGTGATCAACACCCGGCCCATCGTGCCGTTCACGGTGACGATCGGCCAAGGCAAGTACCCGCCGCTGGAAAAAATACTGGATCAGGTGCGCGCAGCGGTCGGCCGGGTGATCGCCCTGGACGCGACCGCGCTGGCGGAACAGGCCGGCAACGCCATGGCGGTTAACGCCGTACTCATGGGCGCGATGACGCACGCCCGCTCTTTGCCGGTGGAAAAGGAGGCCGTGCGCCGGGTCGTCATCGAAGCCGTGCCGGAAAAATTCCGGGCGACCAACGCCAAGGCCTTTGAGCTGGGCGACCTGGCCGCGGCCGAATAA